In Erigeron canadensis isolate Cc75 chromosome 6, C_canadensis_v1, whole genome shotgun sequence, the following are encoded in one genomic region:
- the LOC122602529 gene encoding zinc finger protein BALDIBIS-like, which translates to MMSCDGFSSPQPSSLTPFTHETIISNPNPNNNKNNNNNNNSTKRKRNLPGNPDPDAEVIALSPTSLMATNRFVCEICSKGFQRDQNLQLHRRGHNLPWKLKQRNKNEVVRKKVYICPETTCVHHDPSRALGDLTGVKKHFSRKHGEKRWKCDKCLKKYAVQSDWKAHSKICGTREYKCDCGTLFSRKDSFITHRAFCDAISEENSRMASYPVFQNTSSLNFHNELMMMNGTGINRITNPQFPVMFGGVSGLERGPDGNGLKPRLPTWLHNHDYNINNNIPLTNSTNSSSFLGSTSLNNNNNGGILSSEMMQWLSRNQGAIGNYTEMPLKEEQDNNDQEEMDLSPMYNDYGGCPNAQPPPTLLSATALLQKASQIGSTTSTCSSGFQLMNKSHEMSGFGSSSLSQCENLSGDQMMHGADGLMMMMMAELKQKTSSGIDSGDGSLTRDFLGVKLGNDQPRTFSLQQELNSFTCSMNDSSIGFTGSQ; encoded by the exons ATGATGTCTTGTGATGGTTTTTCATCACCTCAACCTTCTTCACTTACACCTTTCACTCATGAAACAATAATctcaaaccctaaccctaataataataagaataataataataataataattcgaCTAAACGAAAGCGCAATCTACCGGGAAACCCAg atccagATGCAGAAGTGATAGCGTTGTCGCCAACTTCGTTGATGGCAACGAATCGATTCGTGTGTGAGATATGTAGCAAGGGTTTCCAAAGAGATCAAAATTTGCAGCTTCATAGAAGAGGGCATAACTTGCCTTGGAAGCTTAAGCAAAGGAACAAAAATGAAGTTGTTAGAAAGAAAGTTTACATATGTCCTGAAACAACTTGTGTGCATCATGATCCTTCTCGAGCTCTTGGAGATCTTACGGGTGTTAAGAAGCATTTTAGCCGGAAACACGGTGAGAAGAGGTGGAAGTGTGATAAGTGCTTGAAGAAGTATGCGGTTCAGTCTGATTGGAAGGCTCATAGCAAGATTTGTGGCACTAGAGAGTATAAATGTGATTGTGGAACACTTTTCTCCAG GAAAGATAGCTTTATAACACATAGAGCATTTTGTGATGCTATATCGGAAGAAAATTCAAGAATGGCTTCATATCCAGTCTTTCAAAACACCTCAAGTCTCAATTTCCATAATGAGCTAATGATGATGAATGGTACTGGAATAAACCGGATAACGAATCCACAGTTTCCGGTTATGTTTGGTGGTGTGAGTGGGCTAGAAAGAGGTCCAGATGGAAATGGGTTGAAACCAAGGTTACCAACTTGGTTACACAACCATGATTacaacattaataataatattcctCTTACAAATTCGACAAATAGCTCATCATTTTTGGGGTCAACAAGTTTGAATAACAACAATAATGGTGGAATCTTATCATCAGAAATGATGCAATGGCTGAGTAGAAACCAAGGAGCAATTGGAAATTATACAGAAATGCCCTTAAAAGAGGAACAAGATAACAACGACCAAGAGGAAATGGACTTGAGCCCAATGTATAATGATTATGGTGGTTGTCCTAACGCACAGCCTCCTCCAACTCTTTTGTCCGCCACTGCCCTCTTACAAAAGGCGTCTCAAATTGGGTCCACGACAAGTACCTGCTCAAGCGGGTTTCAGCTCATGAACAAAAGTCATGAGATGTCCGGGTTTGGTTCTTCTTCTTTGAGCCAATGTGAGAACTTAAGTGGTGATCAGATGATGCACGGCGCAGATGgactaatgatgatgatgatggcggAGTTGAAGCAAAAGACATCAAGCGGCATTGACTCTGGTGATGGTAGTTTGACAAGAGATTTTCTTGGTGTAAAATTGGGGAACGATCAGCCAAGAACGTTCAGTTTGCAACAAGAGTTAAACAGCTTCACTTGTTCGATGAACGATTCAAGCATTGGATTCACAGGAAGTCAATGA